In one Magallana gigas chromosome 7, xbMagGiga1.1, whole genome shotgun sequence genomic region, the following are encoded:
- the LOC136269952 gene encoding LOW QUALITY PROTEIN: putative uncharacterized protein DDB_G0271982 (The sequence of the model RefSeq protein was modified relative to this genomic sequence to represent the inferred CDS: substituted 1 base at 1 genomic stop codon), producing the protein MDKKTDREKGRERDKDRERERERERERERERERENRQPHRQTDKESDAQRRERERERERERERDLQKDADXDRERERERERERERERERERERERECHFSTIYI; encoded by the exons ATGGACAAAAAGACAGACAGGGAGAAAGGGAGAGAGCGAGATAAAGACAG agagagagagagagagagagagagagagagagagagagagagagagagagaaaacagACAgccacacagacagacagacaaagagTCAGATGCACAGAGG agagagagagagagagagagagagagagagagagagagaga TCTGCAAAAGGATGCAGActgagatagagagagagagagagagagagagagagagagagagagagagagagagagagagagagagagagagagagaatgtcaCTTCTCaactatatatatttag